From Streptomyces sp. NBC_00690, a single genomic window includes:
- a CDS encoding GntR family transcriptional regulator — translation MATRPSDRQPLADQMYEVLLGQFMDGLWSPGRPLNIGALSRELNVSQTPLREALARLEHTGLVHREALKGYRVAPLFSEAELIKLMDARLVLEPALTYEAGRRTTPEFLQEVADSIEELRGCTTGGGSVRAYLSADERFHFLIAKQSANPFLESAYRSLSGHVQRFRLFAELGSSDAESPARDHTAIYEALAAGDATVAADRMREHIENAKARALKDRQAVSGN, via the coding sequence ATGGCGACGCGCCCGTCCGATCGGCAACCCTTGGCCGATCAGATGTACGAAGTGCTGCTCGGGCAGTTCATGGACGGACTGTGGTCACCGGGCCGGCCGCTCAACATCGGCGCACTCTCCCGCGAGCTGAACGTCAGCCAGACCCCCCTGCGAGAGGCGCTCGCCCGGCTCGAACACACCGGCCTGGTACACCGCGAGGCACTCAAGGGCTACCGTGTCGCCCCGCTCTTCAGCGAAGCCGAGCTGATCAAGCTGATGGACGCAAGATTGGTGCTGGAGCCGGCCCTCACCTACGAGGCGGGCCGTCGGACCACCCCCGAGTTCCTCCAGGAGGTCGCCGACAGCATCGAGGAGTTGCGGGGCTGTACGACGGGAGGCGGCTCGGTACGTGCCTATCTGTCGGCCGACGAACGCTTCCACTTCCTGATCGCCAAACAGTCGGCCAATCCCTTCCTGGAGTCCGCCTACCGCTCGCTGAGCGGCCATGTGCAACGCTTCCGGCTCTTCGCCGAACTCGGCTCGTCCGACGCGGAGTCACCGGCGCGCGACCACACCGCCATCTACGAGGCACTGGCCGCGGGCGATGCCACGGTTGCCGCCGACCGGATGCGGGAGCACATCGAGAACGCGAAGGCACGCGCCTTGAAGGACCGTCAGGCCGTGTCGGGCAACTGA
- a CDS encoding MogA/MoaB family molybdenum cofactor biosynthesis protein, with amino-acid sequence MHSHSHGPAAEVPVQPPPARRALVITASNRAARGVYDDTTGPLLVEGLAGLGFSVDGPRVVPDGDPVQEALRSAVAERYDVVLTTGGTGISPTDRTPEATRSVLDFEIPGIPEAIRAHGLAKTPTAALSRGLAGVAERTLIVNLPGSTGGVRDGLTVLERLLSHAVDQLHGGDHPRPAGSPS; translated from the coding sequence GTGCACAGCCACAGCCATGGGCCGGCAGCCGAAGTCCCCGTCCAGCCGCCCCCCGCCCGTCGAGCGCTGGTGATCACCGCCTCCAACCGGGCCGCCCGCGGTGTGTACGACGACACCACCGGGCCCCTGCTGGTCGAGGGCCTCGCGGGGCTCGGCTTCAGCGTCGACGGACCTCGGGTGGTGCCCGACGGCGACCCCGTCCAGGAGGCCCTGCGCTCCGCGGTCGCCGAGCGGTACGACGTCGTCCTCACCACGGGCGGCACCGGAATCTCACCCACCGACCGCACCCCTGAGGCGACCCGGTCCGTACTCGACTTTGAGATCCCTGGCATCCCCGAGGCCATCCGGGCACACGGCCTGGCCAAGACGCCGACCGCGGCGCTCTCCCGGGGACTCGCCGGTGTGGCGGAACGAACCCTGATCGTCAATCTGCCCGGCTCGACCGGCGGAGTGCGTGACGGCCTCACTGTCCTGGAACGACTCCTGTCGCACGCGGTGGACCAACTCCACGGCGGCGACCACCCCAGACCTGCCGGGAGCCCGAGCTGA
- the sepX gene encoding divisome protein SepX/GlpR, which produces MSSSGLIYAVIVGAWAAYLVPMWLRRQDELNEARPTERFSTAIRLLSGRGAMERRYAKELRERTETQPPSDVDPDAVTDRLSSVDVRAFAAPRTEVRVPAPAVAEPPAPARQRPRPSRAATERARRSKVLARRRRTTVLLFLAFTFGAIAAAVGGLGLLWVPAVPAVLLSVYIMYLRAQERRRFVVVMDRRQAEAAAARLRDNRPRRQQPAPPPARHEVPDARGPHHLHNPRGDDSAPRPEPAPVSPQEAGRRALVEQTDHAEWVDQQRDRGPAGGDSWDPVPVPLPTYVTAPVAPRATSGVDMNDPETWSSARSSTADPTPLPDDPANRHAPPPRRTTRDRGRTPLFDQYADDDRPRAANE; this is translated from the coding sequence GTGAGCAGCAGCGGCCTCATCTATGCAGTCATCGTCGGGGCCTGGGCCGCCTATCTGGTGCCGATGTGGCTCCGCAGGCAGGACGAGTTGAACGAAGCTCGTCCGACGGAACGCTTCTCCACCGCCATCCGGCTGCTGTCCGGACGGGGTGCGATGGAGCGCCGGTACGCCAAGGAGCTACGGGAGCGCACGGAGACGCAGCCCCCTTCCGACGTCGACCCGGATGCCGTCACGGATCGATTGAGTTCCGTAGACGTCCGGGCCTTCGCCGCGCCCCGCACGGAGGTGAGGGTGCCGGCCCCGGCCGTCGCCGAGCCGCCCGCACCGGCTCGGCAGCGCCCGCGCCCCAGCCGGGCCGCGACCGAGCGTGCGCGACGCAGCAAGGTCCTCGCCCGCCGCCGTCGCACCACCGTGCTGCTCTTCCTGGCCTTCACCTTCGGAGCCATCGCCGCCGCGGTCGGTGGTCTCGGCCTGCTCTGGGTGCCGGCCGTCCCGGCGGTTCTGCTGAGCGTGTACATCATGTATCTGCGCGCCCAGGAGCGTCGGCGGTTCGTGGTCGTGATGGACCGCCGTCAAGCCGAAGCCGCCGCGGCCCGGCTGCGCGACAATCGCCCCCGTCGCCAGCAGCCCGCGCCGCCCCCGGCGCGCCATGAGGTCCCCGACGCCCGTGGCCCTCACCATCTCCACAACCCTCGCGGCGATGACTCCGCACCCCGCCCTGAGCCGGCCCCGGTCTCCCCCCAGGAGGCCGGCCGCCGCGCGCTCGTGGAGCAGACGGACCATGCGGAATGGGTCGACCAGCAGCGCGACCGAGGCCCGGCCGGCGGTGACAGCTGGGACCCGGTCCCGGTCCCCCTGCCGACGTACGTCACGGCCCCGGTTGCTCCCCGGGCGACCTCCGGAGTCGATATGAATGACCCCGAGACCTGGAGCTCGGCCCGCTCTTCCACGGCCGACCCGACCCCCCTCCCGGACGACCCGGCCAACCGTCACGCCCCACCACCCCGCCGCACCACCCGCGACCGTGGCCGCACCCCGCTTTTCGACCAGTACGCGGATGACGATCGCCCCCGCGCGGCCAACGAATGA
- a CDS encoding phosphoglycerate dehydrogenase codes for MTQPPKERALRVLVTTPYLEPGGAVDRILRDAGLETVFARRVDREAAGTTLAECVADVAGVVAGTDSFSAEVIEAAPGLRILSRCGVGYDNIDVMAATRHGVAVTITPGTNRVSVAEHVLALMLNCARRIPQNLAAVRGGGWTQESGRELHGTTLGVVGLGSIGKTVARAALALGMRVVAHDPWLDEDFLKETGVQARSLDDVLAEADFLTLHISLDETTRHLIDAVALRRMKPDAYLINTARGGVVDEDALADAIEAGRLAGAALDVAEQEPLPANSRLRALDSVMVTAHIGAATVEARARSGAMAARQVIELLAGRTPEHLVNPDCASVGAGAR; via the coding sequence ATGACGCAGCCCCCCAAGGAACGTGCGCTTCGTGTACTCGTGACAACGCCGTATCTGGAGCCCGGTGGCGCGGTCGACCGCATCCTTCGGGACGCCGGCCTGGAGACGGTCTTCGCCCGGCGCGTCGACCGAGAGGCCGCCGGGACCACACTGGCGGAGTGCGTCGCGGATGTGGCGGGCGTCGTCGCCGGCACCGACTCGTTCTCCGCCGAGGTCATCGAAGCGGCACCCGGACTGCGCATCCTCAGCCGCTGCGGCGTCGGCTACGACAACATCGACGTCATGGCGGCGACCCGACATGGAGTCGCGGTCACCATCACCCCGGGGACCAATCGCGTATCGGTTGCCGAACACGTCCTGGCGCTGATGTTGAACTGCGCCCGGCGCATCCCGCAGAACCTCGCCGCCGTGCGCGGTGGCGGCTGGACGCAGGAGAGCGGCCGAGAACTGCACGGTACGACGCTCGGGGTCGTCGGCCTCGGCTCCATCGGCAAGACCGTCGCCCGCGCGGCACTCGCCCTCGGCATGCGGGTCGTCGCCCATGACCCCTGGTTGGACGAGGACTTCCTGAAGGAGACCGGCGTTCAGGCGCGTTCCCTCGACGACGTACTGGCCGAGGCCGACTTCCTCACCCTCCACATCTCGCTGGACGAGACCACCCGACATCTGATCGACGCCGTCGCACTGCGCCGAATGAAGCCCGACGCGTATCTGATCAACACCGCTCGGGGCGGAGTCGTGGACGAGGACGCCCTCGCCGACGCGATCGAGGCGGGCCGGCTGGCAGGCGCAGCGCTGGATGTGGCCGAGCAGGAACCACTGCCCGCCAACAGCAGGCTGCGCGCCCTCGACAGCGTCATGGTGACCGCACACATCGGCGCCGCCACGGTCGAGGCCCGTGCCAGATCCGGCGCCATGGCCGCCCGACAGGTGATCGAACTGCTCGCCGGCCGCACCCCGGAGCACCTGGTCAACCCCGACTGCGCCAGCGTCGGCGCCGGAGCACGCTGA
- a CDS encoding DUF1062 domain-containing protein, with translation MSKTWVVVPTCLPIVLRRCHRCASGRFRANGKFRVNANHKLLDAWLLALCTVCGDTTKLTVLERMNVRSVRPELLHLLHGNDLCLAAGLLQDPIVRRRNRIALDWDNAWHLDSGGPDQPHRSEGEAIEVSVRFAARIPVRPVRLIAEGFGLSRAETERLITEGNLVSTVRLSGKLSGDFTFTLKR, from the coding sequence GTGTCCAAAACCTGGGTGGTTGTGCCCACCTGCCTGCCCATAGTTCTCCGCCGTTGCCACAGGTGCGCCTCAGGGCGCTTCCGAGCGAACGGCAAATTCCGCGTCAACGCGAACCACAAGCTCCTTGACGCCTGGCTCCTCGCGCTGTGCACGGTGTGCGGGGACACCACCAAGCTCACCGTCCTGGAGCGGATGAACGTACGTTCCGTACGACCTGAGCTCCTGCACCTGCTCCACGGCAACGATCTCTGCCTGGCGGCTGGACTACTCCAGGACCCGATCGTACGGCGCCGCAATCGCATCGCCCTCGACTGGGACAACGCCTGGCACCTCGACAGCGGCGGGCCGGATCAGCCGCATCGGTCGGAGGGTGAGGCGATCGAGGTCTCGGTCCGTTTCGCCGCGCGGATTCCTGTGCGGCCGGTGCGACTGATCGCGGAGGGCTTCGGCTTATCGCGAGCCGAGACCGAGAGACTGATCACCGAGGGGAACCTCGTATCGACAGTCCGTCTGAGCGGCAAGCTCTCGGGCGACTTCACCTTCACGCTCAAGCGCTAA
- the moaC gene encoding cyclic pyranopterin monophosphate synthase MoaC codes for MSSQARLTHIDEAGAARMVDVSEKEITARTARASGRVRVSSRVVELLRGEGVPKGDALATARIAGIMGAKRTPELIPLCHPLAVSGVTLDLSVADDAVEITATVKTTDRTGVEMEALTAVSVAALTIVDMVKAVDKSAVITDVRVEEKTGGKSGTWSRS; via the coding sequence ATGAGTAGCCAAGCCAGGCTCACACACATCGACGAGGCGGGTGCGGCCCGTATGGTCGACGTCTCCGAGAAGGAGATCACCGCCCGCACCGCACGCGCCAGCGGCCGGGTGCGGGTGTCGTCCCGCGTGGTGGAACTGTTGCGCGGCGAGGGCGTCCCCAAGGGGGATGCACTGGCCACCGCCCGTATCGCCGGGATCATGGGGGCCAAGCGGACTCCCGAACTGATTCCGCTCTGCCATCCCCTCGCGGTCTCCGGTGTCACCCTCGACCTCTCCGTCGCCGACGACGCAGTGGAGATCACGGCCACCGTGAAGACCACCGACCGGACCGGCGTCGAGATGGAAGCACTGACCGCCGTGTCCGTGGCCGCCCTCACCATCGTGGACATGGTGAAGGCCGTCGACAAGTCGGCTGTGATCACCGATGTGCGCGTGGAGGAGAAGACGGGCGGCAAGTCAGGTACCTGGAGCCGGTCGTGA
- a CDS encoding GNAT family N-acetyltransferase — protein MVLADGDVVLRPIKLRDQRAWREVNRRNRDWLRPWEATIPPPVPGAPLAQRPTYRQMVRHLRAEANSGRMLPFVIEYRGRLVGQLTVAGITWGSMCSGHVGYWVDQEVAGRGVMPTAVALAVDHCFLSIGLHRMEVCIRPENNPSRRVVEKLGFREEGLRPRYLHIDGGWRDHLVFALTSEEVPDGLLHRWHRARPGTPR, from the coding sequence GTGGTGCTGGCGGACGGCGATGTGGTCCTCCGCCCGATAAAGCTGCGCGACCAGCGTGCCTGGCGCGAGGTCAACCGGCGCAACCGCGACTGGCTGCGCCCTTGGGAGGCGACCATCCCACCGCCCGTTCCGGGTGCCCCGCTCGCCCAGCGCCCGACCTACCGCCAAATGGTCCGCCATCTGCGCGCCGAGGCGAACTCGGGCCGGATGCTGCCCTTCGTCATCGAGTACCGGGGCCGCCTGGTAGGACAATTGACCGTTGCGGGGATCACCTGGGGCTCCATGTGTTCAGGCCATGTGGGCTACTGGGTGGACCAGGAGGTCGCGGGCCGGGGGGTGATGCCGACGGCCGTCGCCCTCGCCGTCGACCACTGCTTCCTCTCGATCGGTCTGCACCGGATGGAGGTCTGCATCCGTCCTGAGAACAACCCGAGCCGTCGAGTCGTGGAGAAACTCGGATTCCGCGAAGAGGGTTTGCGCCCCCGCTATCTCCATATCGACGGTGGGTGGCGGGACCATCTGGTCTTCGCGTTGACGTCCGAGGAGGTTCCCGATGGGCTGCTGCACCGCTGGCACCGGGCCCGACCGGGCACACCGCGCTAA
- a CDS encoding hydroxypyruvate isomerase family protein — MRAPNGLRFDANLKWLFTEVPFEQRFDAAAAAGFTAVEYADPYPYPAARLRRRLADAGLHQVLINAPMGEPGSPERAGVACLPGRTDQFRTDLERGLDYAVELGSEFLHVLGGVRPADVSHDRAFATFVANLAWAVERARGTGVCLVLEAQNARDVPGFLLDTQARAAAVVEALGGDGIGLLLDLYHVQVQEGDLVSTLREQLPRVRHIQIADPPDRTEPGSGEISWQRVFGTLLDASYPGWIGCEYRPANGTVNGLSWLAEHAGAAVTMAEGRAR; from the coding sequence ATGCGGGCGCCGAACGGACTGCGCTTCGACGCCAACCTCAAGTGGCTGTTCACCGAAGTCCCCTTCGAGCAACGCTTCGACGCCGCTGCCGCCGCCGGTTTCACCGCCGTCGAGTACGCCGACCCCTACCCGTATCCGGCCGCGCGACTGCGTCGGCGCCTGGCCGACGCCGGACTGCACCAGGTGCTGATCAATGCGCCGATGGGCGAGCCCGGTTCACCTGAGCGGGCGGGCGTCGCCTGTCTGCCCGGCCGTACCGACCAGTTCCGTACCGATCTGGAGCGCGGGCTCGACTACGCCGTCGAGTTGGGCAGCGAGTTTCTGCATGTACTGGGTGGTGTACGGCCGGCCGACGTCAGCCACGACCGTGCCTTCGCCACCTTCGTCGCCAATCTGGCCTGGGCCGTCGAGCGGGCGCGAGGCACGGGTGTGTGTCTGGTCCTGGAGGCACAGAACGCCCGTGATGTGCCCGGCTTCCTGCTGGACACCCAGGCGCGGGCCGCCGCGGTCGTGGAAGCGCTCGGCGGGGACGGGATCGGACTGCTCCTGGACCTCTACCACGTACAGGTCCAGGAGGGTGACCTCGTCTCGACGCTGCGCGAACAACTGCCCCGGGTGCGGCACATCCAGATCGCCGACCCACCGGACCGCACCGAGCCGGGCAGCGGCGAGATCTCCTGGCAGCGGGTCTTCGGCACCCTGCTGGACGCCTCGTACCCGGGCTGGATCGGCTGCGAATACCGCCCGGCGAACGGCACGGTGAACGGTCTCTCCTGGCTCGCCGAGCACGCCGGAGCAGCGGTGACCATGGCAGAGGGTAGAGCCCGATGA